In Bacillus sp. FJAT-45037, the following are encoded in one genomic region:
- a CDS encoding ABC-F family ATP-binding cassette domain-containing protein, translating into MILLQCVNLSKSFGAEEILSSIKLEVQTGDRLALVGRNGAGKSTLLKIIAGQISYDSGEIIRPKDVKMGYLAQDTGLVSTLSIWDEMLTVFAPLIKMEKRLREMEQQMSDPSLLSNQTSYEKLLKEYDQMQLDFKDKGGYQYEADIRSVLAGLHFGSFDYSTKISTLSGGQKTRLALGKLLLTKPDLLILDEPTNHLDIETLTWLEQYLQGYPGAILIVSHDRYFLDKIVTQVVEISRTHSRKYVGNYSRYLEEKAKRYELEKKQFEKQQEEVSKLEDFIQKNIARASTTKRAQSRRKQLERMDRLDAPDGNEKSASFAFGIDKQSGNEVLRINELEVSYGKDTIFSNVRLDLNRAESVALIGPNGAGKSTILKAVTKQVDVQNGTIRFGSNVKVGYYDQEQAKLSSNKLVLHELWDDHSLLPEKEIRTVLGNFLFSGDDVLKPVSTLSGGEKARLALAKLMMKKANLLIMDEPTNHLDLDAKEVLETALIHYPGTLLFVSHDRYFLNRIATRVCELDGGQVTNYLGDYDYYIEKKEENRQRQLLKEQEDNTVSNGGSANKETKSDKLSFEQEKETKRLERQRLRRIEEIEATIEELEEMLAVHEEALCDPDVYADHERAHETQQKIDQTKSSIEQLMEEWETLQS; encoded by the coding sequence ATGATTTTATTACAATGTGTCAATCTCTCAAAATCATTTGGTGCTGAAGAGATTCTATCAAGTATTAAACTAGAAGTACAAACTGGCGACCGCTTAGCTCTTGTTGGTCGCAATGGTGCTGGAAAATCAACTCTTTTAAAAATTATTGCTGGTCAAATTTCTTATGATAGTGGCGAGATTATACGACCAAAAGATGTTAAGATGGGCTACCTTGCTCAAGATACTGGGCTGGTATCTACCTTATCGATTTGGGACGAGATGCTGACTGTCTTTGCCCCGCTAATCAAAATGGAGAAAAGACTCCGTGAAATGGAGCAACAGATGTCTGATCCTTCCCTACTATCGAATCAGACAAGCTATGAAAAACTGTTAAAAGAATATGATCAGATGCAACTTGATTTCAAAGATAAAGGTGGCTATCAATACGAGGCAGATATTCGCAGTGTCTTAGCTGGCCTACATTTTGGATCGTTTGATTACTCAACGAAAATATCAACTTTAAGTGGTGGTCAAAAAACGCGCTTAGCACTTGGTAAGCTCCTTTTAACCAAACCAGATTTACTCATTCTTGATGAGCCGACAAACCATCTTGATATCGAAACATTAACATGGCTTGAGCAGTATCTCCAAGGTTACCCTGGGGCGATCCTTATCGTTTCTCATGACCGCTATTTTTTAGATAAGATTGTAACACAAGTAGTCGAGATCTCTCGCACGCACTCGAGAAAATACGTCGGCAACTATAGCCGTTATTTAGAGGAAAAAGCTAAACGCTACGAATTAGAAAAGAAGCAATTTGAAAAACAACAGGAAGAAGTCTCGAAGCTAGAGGATTTCATCCAGAAAAACATCGCTCGCGCTTCCACAACAAAACGTGCACAAAGTAGACGCAAACAACTTGAGCGTATGGATCGTCTTGACGCGCCAGATGGCAATGAAAAATCAGCCTCATTCGCCTTTGGGATTGATAAACAGAGCGGAAATGAAGTGCTTAGGATTAACGAGTTAGAAGTGTCTTATGGGAAAGATACGATCTTCTCTAATGTCAGATTAGATTTAAATAGAGCGGAAAGTGTCGCGTTAATTGGACCCAACGGTGCTGGGAAATCAACAATCCTAAAGGCAGTCACAAAACAAGTCGATGTTCAAAATGGAACCATTCGCTTTGGTAGTAACGTGAAGGTCGGTTATTACGACCAAGAACAAGCAAAACTATCTTCCAACAAACTTGTTTTACATGAACTTTGGGATGATCATTCCTTGTTACCTGAAAAAGAAATTCGCACGGTGTTAGGAAACTTTCTTTTCTCAGGTGACGATGTTTTAAAGCCTGTATCTACGTTAAGCGGCGGAGAAAAAGCTCGGTTAGCTCTAGCTAAACTGATGATGAAAAAAGCAAACTTACTCATTATGGATGAACCAACAAACCATTTAGACCTCGATGCAAAAGAGGTTTTGGAAACTGCCTTGATCCATTATCCTGGCACACTTCTCTTTGTCTCCCATGATCGTTATTTCTTGAATCGGATTGCAACAAGAGTGTGTGAATTAGACGGTGGTCAAGTAACGAACTATTTAGGTGATTATGATTACTATATAGAGAAAAAAGAAGAAAATCGCCAACGCCAGTTATTAAAGGAGCAAGAAGACAACACCGTATCTAACGGGGGTTCTGCTAACAAAGAAACAAAGTCAGATAAACTTTCTTTCGAGCAAGAAAAAGAAACAAAGCGCCTAGAACGACAGCGCCTGCGCCGTATCGAAGAAATCGAAGCGACTATTGAAGAATTAGAAGAAATGCTCGCTGTTCACGAAGAAGCGTTATGCGATCCCGATGTTTACGCAGACCATGAGCGTGCTCACGAGACACAACAAAAGATCGATCAAACAAAATCTTCTATTGAGCAATTAATGGAAGAATGGGAAACCCTTCAATCTTAA
- a CDS encoding redox-sensing transcriptional repressor Rex: MKLQQAKIPQATAKRLPLYYRFLENLHASGKQRVSSTELSEAVKVDSATIRRDFSYFGALGKKGYGYNVNYLLSFFRETLDQNELTKVILVGVGNLGTAFLHYNFSKNNNTQIEMAFDVDQAKIGTEVGGVKIYNFDDLENILDPEVTVAILTVPSQVAQKNADRLVDAGIKGILNFTPARLSVPDSVRVHHIDLSVELQALVYFLKHYPL; the protein is encoded by the coding sequence GTGAAGCTACAACAAGCGAAGATTCCTCAAGCAACAGCCAAACGATTGCCGTTATATTATCGCTTTTTAGAGAACTTACACGCATCAGGAAAACAGCGCGTGTCATCAACTGAATTAAGTGAAGCAGTCAAAGTTGATTCTGCAACGATTCGTCGTGACTTTTCATATTTTGGCGCACTAGGAAAAAAGGGATACGGTTATAACGTAAACTATTTGCTATCATTTTTTAGAGAGACGTTAGACCAGAATGAATTAACAAAAGTCATTCTCGTAGGTGTCGGGAATTTAGGAACCGCATTTTTGCACTACAATTTCTCAAAGAATAACAATACACAGATCGAAATGGCCTTTGATGTTGATCAGGCGAAAATTGGTACAGAAGTCGGCGGAGTGAAGATATATAACTTTGACGATTTAGAGAACATTTTAGATCCTGAGGTGACAGTGGCGATCCTTACTGTTCCGTCACAAGTCGCTCAGAAAAATGCCGACAGACTCGTCGATGCTGGTATTAAAGGTATTTTGAACTTTACACCAGCCAGGTTATCTGTACCTGATTCTGTTCGAGTGCATCACATTGATTTGTCGGTTGAATTACAAGCGCTGGTTTATTTTTTGAAGCATTATCCGTTATAA
- a CDS encoding twin-arginine translocase TatA/TatE family subunit, with the protein MGLGGGSILIIGLVALLIFGPKKLPELGKAAGNTLREFKNATKGLADEDEDKKKSSKDQA; encoded by the coding sequence ATGGGTTTAGGTGGAGGAAGTATTCTAATTATTGGACTTGTCGCATTGTTGATTTTCGGACCAAAGAAGCTGCCTGAGTTAGGAAAAGCAGCAGGAAATACTTTGCGTGAATTTAAAAACGCTACTAAAGGCTTGGCTGATGAAGATGAAGACAAAAAGAAAAGCAGCAAAGATCAAGCTTAA
- the tatC gene encoding twin-arginine translocase subunit TatC has translation MESRDMSVMDHVGELRRRIMIIVIFFLIALIAGFFLATPLITYLQNAPTAQDLPMNAFKMTDSIRIFMTFAFASALIMIFPIILYQLWSFIRPGLHENEQKATLAYIPIAFILFLMGLSFSYFILFPYIIQFMSNLAERLDITEQYGVNEYFSFLFQITLPFGLLFQLPVVVMFLTRLGLITPAFLSSVRKLAYFVLLVIAGFITPPELISHLMVTLPMLLLYEFSIWVSRLTYRKVLKAQRLMEEQEEQEEQKKQDKK, from the coding sequence ATGGAATCACGTGATATGTCGGTGATGGACCATGTGGGGGAATTACGACGGAGAATTATGATCATCGTTATATTCTTTCTCATTGCGCTCATTGCCGGTTTCTTTTTAGCTACGCCGTTAATAACCTATTTACAAAATGCTCCAACAGCGCAGGACTTACCTATGAACGCGTTTAAGATGACTGATTCGATCAGGATCTTTATGACCTTTGCTTTTGCAAGTGCGCTGATTATGATTTTTCCGATCATCTTATATCAGCTATGGTCGTTTATTCGTCCGGGCTTACATGAGAATGAACAAAAAGCAACACTCGCCTATATACCGATTGCTTTTATCTTATTTTTGATGGGGCTTTCATTCTCATACTTCATTTTGTTCCCCTATATCATTCAATTTATGAGTAACCTCGCAGAGAGATTAGATATTACGGAGCAATACGGGGTAAATGAATACTTTTCTTTCCTGTTTCAAATTACATTACCTTTTGGTCTATTGTTTCAATTGCCAGTCGTTGTGATGTTTTTAACACGATTAGGGTTGATTACACCAGCATTCTTATCTAGCGTAAGAAAACTAGCGTATTTTGTTTTACTCGTTATTGCAGGGTTCATTACGCCACCTGAGCTAATCAGTCATTTGATGGTGACGTTACCGATGCTGCTTTTATATGAATTTAGTATTTGGGTATCAAGGTTAACGTATCGTAAGGTATTGAAGGCACAAAGGTTAATGGAAGAGCAAGAAGAACAAGAAGAACAAAAAAAGCAGGACAAAAAATAA
- a CDS encoding MDR family MFS transporter, which translates to MGKLTGKWMVVVAVLLGTFTMILNNSMLNPAVPKLMEVFQSDAVSTGWVITIFMVTMGMTVPITGYLGDRFGKKKLYIIGLTIFVIGSVLGSFSWNLSSLIFFRGLQGMGGGIMMPLSMALIFEAFPRNERGMATGVWGIAAMMAPTIGPTVGGILLETTSWHYLFWCNVPIGLLGLWFAVRYLPDTSPNRSVTFDRYGFVTVTAGVGMILLALGRMSELAHLLMPINILLILLGLSLLIVFVQIEKRVSQPLLDLSLFRIPAYSYSVVIASITSISLFAGIFLIPLLIQQVYGLSAIMTGLIFLPSALLTGLFMTVGGRILDRKGAGGVVTSGLIILSVSTVALGFLTLETSLIFIFVMMAIRGIGAGLSTMPATTTGMNAIPDPLISRGSALNNVLRQMSSALGIVFISIYFEVRRGQLAGVMSTEEASLKAINEGFIVIGLLTAITIPAAFLLEKHSKFSSN; encoded by the coding sequence ATGGGAAAACTAACAGGTAAATGGATGGTTGTTGTTGCCGTATTACTTGGTACCTTTACAATGATTTTAAATAATAGTATGTTGAATCCTGCTGTGCCAAAGTTAATGGAGGTCTTTCAGTCAGATGCTGTGAGTACTGGTTGGGTGATTACGATTTTTATGGTTACGATGGGAATGACGGTACCGATAACAGGGTACCTAGGCGATCGTTTCGGTAAAAAGAAATTATATATTATTGGATTAACGATTTTTGTTATTGGATCTGTACTCGGTTCCTTTTCGTGGAATCTATCTTCTCTGATCTTCTTCCGAGGACTCCAAGGAATGGGTGGCGGAATTATGATGCCCCTTTCTATGGCGCTCATCTTCGAGGCATTTCCTAGGAATGAACGTGGTATGGCTACAGGGGTTTGGGGTATTGCCGCGATGATGGCACCCACGATCGGACCAACAGTGGGTGGTATATTGCTAGAGACGACTAGTTGGCATTATTTATTTTGGTGCAATGTTCCAATTGGTTTACTTGGCCTATGGTTTGCTGTTCGTTATTTACCTGATACTTCGCCGAATCGATCGGTTACATTTGATCGTTACGGATTTGTTACAGTAACAGCTGGCGTTGGTATGATCTTGCTTGCACTCGGAAGAATGTCAGAGCTTGCTCATCTACTTATGCCTATCAATATATTGCTGATTTTATTAGGACTATCTCTTTTAATTGTATTTGTTCAAATTGAAAAGCGAGTGTCACAACCTTTGCTTGATTTATCTCTCTTTAGAATACCGGCCTATAGTTATAGTGTCGTCATTGCAAGTATTACATCGATTAGTTTATTTGCAGGGATTTTCTTAATTCCACTGCTTATTCAGCAAGTGTACGGACTAAGTGCGATTATGACTGGGTTGATTTTTTTGCCATCTGCGTTACTTACAGGACTGTTTATGACGGTTGGTGGCAGGATTTTGGATCGGAAAGGTGCAGGTGGGGTTGTCACGAGTGGATTAATCATCTTATCTGTAAGTACAGTCGCACTCGGATTCCTCACACTAGAGACGTCGCTTATCTTTATTTTTGTAATGATGGCTATCCGTGGGATCGGTGCTGGGCTTAGTACGATGCCAGCAACAACGACAGGGATGAACGCTATTCCAGATCCATTAATTTCTCGTGGGTCGGCTTTAAATAACGTTCTTCGTCAAATGAGTTCCGCTTTAGGCATTGTTTTTATCTCCATCTATTTTGAAGTAAGAAGGGGACAATTAGCAGGAGTGATGTCGACGGAAGAGGCAAGTCTAAAAGCAATAAATGAAGGTTTTATTGTGATCGGACTGCTTACAGCGATCACGATTCCTGCAGCCTTTTTATTAGAGAAACACTCAAAGTTCTCATCAAATTAA
- a CDS encoding cytochrome ubiquinol oxidase subunit I, with protein sequence MIEYDPVLYSRLLTGLTLAYHVIFATIGVGIPLMIALAEWIGIKRDDEHYRLLARRWARGFVITVAIGVVTGTAIGLQLSLLWPNFMQVAGHVISLPMFMETFAFFFEAIFLGIYLYTWDRFKNKMSHFLLLIPVVIGASLSGFFITTVNAFMNAPAGFEMENGVITNINPLAAMFNPATPTKVAHVLSSAYLTSAFVLAAIAAYSLLKGKDHVYHKKALHLTMTVAAVFAVATAIIGDFSGKYLAEYQPEKLAAAEWHFETSAQAPLVLGGILDDEGNVRYALEIPYALSILAHGDPNAEVIGLEEFNQDELPPLIVHYFFDAMVGIGMFLAFVSIAYVVLQRFRKRNEHNRLLLWGILLGGPLSILAIQMGWFFAELGRQPWILNGYMTTAEGATTSPHVDLMLYLFILLYIILTVSCITVLRRMFKSNPVEHELKTRGIE encoded by the coding sequence ATGATTGAGTACGATCCCGTCTTATATAGTCGGCTTTTAACCGGGTTGACTCTTGCTTATCACGTTATTTTTGCCACGATTGGGGTAGGAATTCCGTTAATGATCGCTCTAGCAGAATGGATAGGAATTAAGCGTGATGACGAGCATTATCGCTTACTTGCTAGACGTTGGGCGCGAGGGTTTGTCATTACCGTTGCTATCGGTGTCGTAACCGGAACGGCAATCGGTTTACAGCTAAGTCTACTCTGGCCAAACTTCATGCAAGTAGCAGGTCATGTGATTAGTTTACCGATGTTTATGGAAACTTTTGCGTTTTTCTTTGAAGCCATTTTTCTTGGTATATATCTTTATACATGGGATCGATTTAAAAATAAGATGAGTCACTTTTTATTGTTGATTCCCGTCGTTATAGGTGCCTCTCTATCGGGCTTCTTTATCACGACCGTAAACGCATTTATGAATGCACCTGCTGGGTTTGAAATGGAAAACGGTGTGATTACAAATATAAACCCACTCGCTGCGATGTTTAATCCAGCGACACCTACAAAAGTAGCTCATGTTCTTTCATCGGCTTATTTGACATCAGCATTTGTTTTAGCGGCGATTGCAGCTTATTCGTTGTTAAAAGGAAAAGATCATGTCTACCACAAGAAAGCTCTTCATTTAACGATGACGGTTGCGGCAGTTTTTGCTGTAGCTACAGCAATTATTGGAGACTTTTCAGGGAAGTATTTAGCTGAATATCAACCAGAAAAGCTAGCAGCAGCTGAGTGGCACTTTGAAACATCAGCACAGGCACCTCTAGTATTAGGTGGAATTCTGGATGATGAGGGAAATGTTAGATATGCATTAGAAATCCCTTATGCACTTAGTATTTTAGCGCATGGTGACCCTAATGCTGAGGTCATCGGTTTAGAGGAATTCAATCAAGATGAACTCCCCCCATTGATTGTCCATTATTTCTTTGATGCGATGGTTGGTATTGGGATGTTCTTAGCTTTTGTATCGATAGCCTATGTGGTATTACAGCGTTTCCGTAAGAGGAATGAACATAACCGCTTGTTGTTATGGGGAATTCTCCTTGGAGGGCCGCTTTCTATTTTAGCTATTCAAATGGGTTGGTTCTTTGCAGAGTTGGGAAGACAGCCATGGATTCTGAATGGATATATGACGACAGCTGAAGGGGCGACCACTTCTCCACATGTTGATTTGATGCTGTACTTGTTTATTTTGCTCTATATTATTTTAACGGTGTCTTGTATTACCGTATTGAGAAGAATGTTTAAATCTAATCCAGTAGAACACGAACTTAAAACCCGAGGGATTGAGTAG
- a CDS encoding cytochrome d ubiquinol oxidase subunit II: MDYELIGITVLWTFLYGYLIVASIDFGAGFFSYFSSVTGREHLVNKVINRYLSPVWEVTNVFLVFFFIGIVGFFPSTAYYYGTALLIPGSIAIVLLALRGSYYAFHHYGEKGSGFYQFLYGATGLLIPASLSVVLTISEGGFLVVTGDHLYLDYGALFTNFYSWTVVILAIVSVLYISACFLTFYAYKARDMDAYKVLRGYALFWSVPTIMASILVFLALNQHNPVHFEKMLDLAWMFTLSFIFFVAAVYLIWKEKRFGLSFIFVMLQFATAFYGYGASHLPYLLYPHLTIYDGFTNETMAITLIIVFIAGLFLLIPSLYLLMRLFLFDNQYVQGKK, from the coding sequence ATGGATTATGAATTAATAGGTATTACGGTTCTGTGGACATTTCTCTATGGCTATTTGATTGTAGCGTCGATCGATTTCGGCGCAGGGTTTTTTAGCTACTTTTCTAGTGTCACAGGGCGTGAACACCTTGTAAATAAAGTAATTAACCGGTACTTGTCGCCAGTTTGGGAAGTGACAAACGTATTCTTAGTCTTTTTCTTTATTGGTATTGTCGGATTCTTTCCTTCAACAGCTTACTATTATGGAACAGCCTTATTGATTCCAGGTAGTATTGCGATCGTTTTGCTTGCTCTACGTGGTTCTTATTATGCGTTTCACCACTATGGAGAAAAAGGGAGCGGCTTTTATCAGTTTTTATATGGAGCAACAGGGCTGTTAATTCCAGCGTCGTTGTCTGTAGTACTTACCATTTCAGAAGGAGGGTTTCTTGTTGTAACTGGAGATCATCTGTATCTTGATTATGGTGCCTTATTTACCAATTTTTATTCATGGACTGTTGTCATTTTAGCAATTGTCAGTGTGCTTTATATCTCTGCATGTTTCCTCACGTTCTATGCGTATAAAGCACGTGATATGGATGCCTATAAGGTCTTACGAGGCTATGCATTGTTCTGGAGCGTTCCAACGATAATGGCTAGTATTTTAGTTTTTCTAGCACTAAATCAACATAACCCTGTTCACTTTGAAAAGATGCTCGATCTTGCTTGGATGTTTACGTTATCCTTTATCTTTTTTGTAGCAGCCGTTTATCTGATCTGGAAAGAGAAGCGATTTGGTTTATCATTTATCTTCGTGATGTTACAGTTCGCGACAGCATTTTATGGGTACGGAGCATCACACTTACCTTACTTGCTCTATCCACACTTAACGATTTATGATGGATTTACAAATGAGACAATGGCCATCACTTTAATTATTGTGTTTATTGCCGGATTGTTCTTGTTGATTCCATCCTTGTATTTACTAATGCGTTTATTCTTGTTTGATAACCAGTATGTTCAAGGCAAAAAATAA
- the cydS gene encoding cytochrome bd oxidase small subunit CydS, which yields MDFFLIMIAPILLVVLCVLGLFLWGAKSKEPYQ from the coding sequence ATGGACTTTTTCTTAATTATGATTGCACCGATTCTTCTTGTTGTATTATGTGTGCTTGGTTTGTTCCTTTGGGGAGCTAAATCTAAAGAGCCATATCAATAA
- a CDS encoding YdiK family protein, whose product MKVSPIAMAMMYFFLGVIIVIIAIQKVNQTGWDFFAYLIIAFAAFDFLISYRFWRINRVIKQIKKKQNKED is encoded by the coding sequence ATGAAGGTATCTCCAATAGCAATGGCCATGATGTATTTCTTTCTTGGGGTAATCATTGTCATTATCGCCATTCAAAAAGTGAATCAAACAGGGTGGGATTTCTTCGCCTACCTAATCATTGCCTTTGCTGCATTTGATTTTCTGATTAGCTATCGCTTTTGGCGAATTAATCGAGTCATCAAACAAATAAAGAAAAAACAAAACAAAGAAGATTAA
- a CDS encoding CPBP family intramembrane glutamic endopeptidase — protein sequence MNKRYWWILITYAIMQVSALPIMILLRELEVSPEIIPGISLIASFTLGLIIILLLLRPDMRNRHEIRGRSSRGEAVRWSIIGVFMVFAAQYVAALIEMLVLGIEPGSENTEQIVEMAQAFPWLIIVVAVIGPILEEIVFRLVIFGALYKRFNFWIAGFISSLIFAAIHLDFTHLLIYTAMGFVFAYLYVKTGRILVPIIAHIALNLFVSIVNVLLADQLEDWLERLEDMQQTSLIIGGLL from the coding sequence TTGAATAAACGTTATTGGTGGATTCTTATTACGTACGCAATAATGCAAGTATCAGCTTTGCCAATTATGATTTTATTAAGAGAATTGGAAGTTTCACCTGAGATCATTCCAGGAATTTCTCTTATCGCGAGCTTTACATTAGGTCTAATAATTATCTTGCTCTTACTCCGACCAGATATGCGTAACCGGCATGAAATACGTGGCCGTTCGAGTCGAGGAGAAGCGGTCCGTTGGTCAATTATCGGTGTATTTATGGTTTTTGCTGCCCAATATGTAGCCGCGTTAATTGAAATGCTGGTACTCGGCATTGAACCTGGATCTGAAAATACGGAACAAATTGTTGAAATGGCTCAAGCCTTTCCGTGGTTAATTATTGTTGTGGCTGTAATTGGACCAATATTAGAGGAAATTGTGTTTCGTTTAGTCATTTTTGGTGCACTCTATAAACGTTTCAACTTTTGGATTGCCGGGTTTATTAGTTCCTTAATTTTCGCCGCGATTCATCTCGACTTTACTCACTTATTGATCTATACAGCAATGGGCTTTGTCTTTGCTTATCTTTATGTGAAAACAGGTCGAATTCTCGTTCCGATCATTGCGCATATTGCGTTAAACTTATTCGTCTCTATCGTCAATGTTCTCCTTGCTGATCAATTAGAGGATTGGTTAGAACGACTAGAAGATATGCAGCAAACATCCTTAATTATTGGAGGATTATTATGA
- the groES gene encoding co-chaperone GroES: MLKPLGDRIIIEQIESEEKTASGIVLPDSAKEKPQEGKIVAVGTGRVTDNGERIALEVKEGDSIIFSKYAGTEVKYGGSEYLILRESDILAIIG, from the coding sequence TTGTTAAAGCCATTAGGTGATCGTATTATCATTGAGCAAATTGAATCTGAGGAAAAAACAGCGAGTGGGATTGTACTTCCTGACTCTGCTAAAGAAAAGCCGCAAGAAGGTAAGATTGTAGCTGTTGGAACTGGTCGTGTGACAGACAATGGTGAGCGTATTGCGTTAGAAGTAAAAGAAGGCGATTCAATCATTTTCTCTAAGTATGCTGGTACAGAAGTGAAGTACGGTGGATCTGAATACTTAATTCTTCGTGAAAGCGACATTCTCGCGATTATTGGTTAA
- the groL gene encoding chaperonin GroEL (60 kDa chaperone family; promotes refolding of misfolded polypeptides especially under stressful conditions; forms two stacked rings of heptamers to form a barrel-shaped 14mer; ends can be capped by GroES; misfolded proteins enter the barrel where they are refolded when GroES binds), protein MAKDIKFSEDARRSMLRGVDALANAVKVTLGPKGRNVVLEKKFGSPLITNDGVTIAKEIELEDAFENMGAKLVAEVASKTNDIAGDGTTTATVLAQAMIREGLKNVTSGANPMVIRKGIEKATAAAVAELKSISKPIEGKESIAQVAAISSADEEVGQIIAEAMERVGNDGVITIEESKGFSTELEVVEGMQFDRGYASPYMVTDSDKMEAVLDNPYILITDKKIANIQEVLPVLEQVVQQGKPILIIAEDVEGEALATLVVNKLRGTFNAVAVKAPGFGDRRKSMLEDIATLTGGEVITEDLGLDLKSANITQLGRAAKVVVTKENTTIVEGAGESDQIAARVNQIKGQLEETTSDFDKEKLQERLAKLAGGVAVLKVGAATETEMKERKLRIEDALNSTRAAVEEGIVAGGGTALVNVIRAVQAVSAEGDEATGVNIVLRALEEPVRQIAHNAGLEGSVIVERLKSQEVGIGFNASTGEWVNMVEAGIVDPTKVTRSALQHAASVSAMFLTTEAVIAEKPEENEGGGMPDMGGMGGMGGMGGMM, encoded by the coding sequence ATGGCTAAGGATATTAAATTTAGCGAAGACGCACGTCGATCAATGCTACGTGGTGTAGATGCACTAGCAAACGCGGTAAAAGTAACACTTGGACCAAAAGGGCGTAATGTCGTTCTTGAGAAGAAGTTTGGTTCACCGTTAATTACAAATGATGGTGTAACGATTGCAAAGGAAATTGAGCTTGAAGATGCATTTGAAAACATGGGCGCGAAGCTTGTTGCTGAGGTAGCAAGTAAGACGAACGACATCGCTGGTGACGGTACAACGACGGCAACGGTTCTTGCTCAAGCAATGATCCGCGAAGGTCTTAAGAACGTAACATCTGGTGCGAACCCAATGGTGATTCGTAAAGGAATCGAAAAAGCAACAGCTGCTGCAGTAGCTGAACTTAAGTCAATTTCTAAACCAATCGAAGGTAAAGAATCGATTGCACAAGTTGCTGCGATCTCTTCAGCTGATGAAGAAGTTGGTCAAATCATTGCAGAGGCGATGGAGCGTGTTGGTAACGATGGTGTCATCACAATTGAAGAGTCTAAAGGTTTCTCAACAGAGCTAGAAGTTGTAGAAGGTATGCAATTCGATCGTGGATATGCATCTCCTTATATGGTGACAGACTCTGATAAGATGGAAGCTGTTCTTGATAATCCTTACATTCTTATTACAGATAAGAAGATTGCTAACATTCAAGAAGTCCTTCCTGTATTAGAGCAAGTTGTTCAACAAGGTAAGCCGATCTTAATCATCGCTGAAGATGTTGAAGGTGAAGCTCTTGCAACACTTGTTGTAAATAAATTACGTGGTACATTCAATGCAGTAGCAGTAAAAGCTCCTGGATTTGGTGACCGTCGTAAGTCTATGCTTGAAGATATCGCGACGCTAACTGGTGGTGAAGTGATTACAGAAGATCTAGGTTTAGACCTTAAATCTGCAAACATCACTCAACTTGGTCGTGCTGCTAAAGTTGTTGTAACAAAAGAAAACACAACAATCGTCGAAGGTGCAGGCGAGTCAGATCAAATCGCTGCACGTGTAAACCAAATTAAAGGTCAATTAGAAGAAACAACTTCTGACTTCGATAAAGAAAAACTACAAGAGCGCCTAGCTAAGCTTGCTGGCGGTGTAGCGGTTCTTAAAGTTGGTGCTGCAACAGAGACTGAAATGAAAGAGCGCAAGCTTCGTATTGAAGATGCTCTTAACTCAACTCGTGCAGCAGTTGAAGAAGGAATTGTAGCTGGTGGTGGTACAGCGCTTGTTAACGTCATCCGAGCAGTTCAAGCGGTATCTGCTGAAGGCGACGAAGCAACAGGTGTGAACATCGTTCTTCGTGCACTTGAAGAGCCGGTTCGTCAAATTGCACATAATGCTGGTCTTGAGGGTTCTGTAATTGTTGAACGTCTTAAGTCTCAAGAAGTAGGCATTGGTTTCAACGCATCAACTGGCGAGTGGGTAAACATGGTTGAAGCAGGAATCGTTGACCCAACTAAAGTTACACGTTCAGCTCTTCAACATGCGGCAAGTGTATCTGCTATGTTCTTAACAACAGAAGCTGTAATCGCTGAGAAGCCTGAGGAAAACGAAGGCGGCGGCATGCCTGATATGGGCGGCATGGGCGGTATGGGTGGAATGGGCGGCATGATGTAA